Proteins from a single region of Neodiprion virginianus isolate iyNeoVirg1 chromosome 4, iyNeoVirg1.1, whole genome shotgun sequence:
- the LOC124302201 gene encoding uncharacterized protein LOC124302201 isoform X5 gives MKKQTAALREVNDSRLRVYEQLEVSIQDLERANHRLALENSTDKKQIKSQSFNIETLEARCEELQRKLDELAAEHETLLRRHRNNDHTNNLPNRVTAIWQAKVSQDGSIEEDAAPPSPLPEKSADTSIRELASTLASDDEITELLRQLHEARNQRAREKKRVAELGEQLNSILQENSSLEEQLNMWRHKAEDMKNLQDEISTLEEVRQGLLCGRCLRGVDNRTHDALSIMLDQEEDDDLSLIESMTTESYRESDTPLPQEVGQKFQEEEVEDNPYRVLVEKYEALLEVQRHPAPCRKANGGGAGGCLSLQEELVMSGDFNSFINGSSSNQQESPPTQVASIKREVCALPAPKSTAIETRGNKGLRSACKKPFSGTPTDLSEAESSSSGFSDETSNKATQTDDPRSGSLLCSIADGEDCKFSIYDDASPIESRFRKTPEYRQLFREIFGVLKRAAEAKDEGEKLPLLDDAPGSSPSRVPPVSVDGNNYSSHQSTLKENAPSEFTDDNQSVVSSVVSEPPYRSTPDFGAQKTGRHEPSQSAKPANNSSSSVNGTEEQTKANGIGTRQGIHLTPIKRQPLEYLSIGVNVRKKSSAKKNSSTKRMQVGAGERPTTPDSAQATNSNRTKPNSAGRRRFRAPNFGPEQAENGGSNGAVWNGNTLNFFPSKTIGKDTMQSNGGTPPNTKQSNCSFVRYVSEHHSTTYEYRPGTASAEVARLKRLEMSYAEALRMPNKPKTSPNSNSSSSINRSINRRH, from the exons ATGAAAAAGCAAACTGCGGCTTTGAGGGAGGTAAACGATTCTCGATTGAGGGTCTACGAGCAGCTGGAAGTAAGCATACAGGATTTGGAGCGGGCAAACCATCGCCTGGCCCTCGAAAATTCCACGGATAAGAAACAAATCAAGAG CCAGAGTTTTAACATCGAAACTCTCGAAGCTCGATGCGAAGAATTACAGAGAAAATTGGATGAGCTTGCCGCCGAACACGAAACTCTGCTTCGTCGACATCGCAACAATGATCATACGAATAATTTGCCAAATCGCGTCACCGCAATTTGGCAGGCCAAGGTATCGCAGGATGGCAGCATTGAAGAG GACGCTGCCCCACCTAGCCCGTTGCCTGAAAAATCTGCGGATACGAGTATAAGAGAGCTGGCTTCCACACTGGCTAGCGACGATGAAATCACAGAGTTATTGCGGCAGCTTCACGAGGCGCGAAATCAGAGGGCACGGGAGAAAAAGAGAGTCGCGGAGCTTGGCGAACAGCTCAATTCAATCCTCCAGGAAAATTCGAGTCTCGAAGAGCAGCTCAATATGTGGCGACACAAGGCTGAGGACATGAAAAATCTCCAGGACGAAATCAGCACTCTCGAAGAAGTCAG ACAAGGGCTCCTCTGCGGTCGGTGTTTGCGCGGCGTTGACAACAGGACGCACGATGCGCTCTCGATAATGTTGGACCAAGAGGAGGATGACGATCTGAGCCTGATCGAATCCATGACGACTGAAAGCTACAGGGAATCCGATACTCCTCTACCGCAG GAAGTTGGTCAGAAATTCCAGGAAGAAGAGGTTGAGGACAACCCTTACAGGGTTCTTGTCGAGAAATATGAAGCTTTGCTCGAGGTGCAGCGGCACCCGGCACCGTGTAGAAAGGCGAACGGAGGAGGAGCCGGGGGCTGCTTGTCGCTCCAAGAAGAGCTGGTTATGTCGGGAGATTTCAACAGCTTTATAAACGGCTCTTCGTCCAACCAGCAGGAATCGCCGCCGACGCAGGTCGCGAGTATAAAGCGCGAAGTCTGCGCGTTACCGGCGCCGAAATCCACCGCTATCGAAACTCGCGGCAATAAGGGTCTCAGGTCGGCGTGCAAAAAGCCCTTCTCCGGCACCCCGACCGACCTCTCGGAGGCCGAGTCATCGTCCTCTGGGTTCTCAGACGAGACCAGCAACAAGGCGACGCAAACGGACGACCCGAGGTCGGGCTCGCTTCTCTGCTCCATCGCCGACGGCGAGGACTGCAAGTTCAGCATCTATGACGACGCCAGCCCCATCGAAAGCCGTTTTCGCAAGACTCCGGAGTACAGGCAGCTGTTCCGCGAAATATTCGGTGTTCTGAAACGCGCCGCCGAAGCGAAGGACGAGGGCGAGAAGCTCCCTCTTCTCGACGACGCCCCCGGCTCATCACCATCCAGGGTTCCTCCGGTCAGCGTTGACGGCAACAATTACT CGAGCCACCAATCTACCTTGAAGGAAAACGCTCCGAGCGAATTCACCGACGACAATCAGAGCGTGGTTTCTTCGGTCGTTTCCGAGCCACCGTACAGAAGCACCCCCGATTTTGGGGCGCAGAAAACAGGTCGACACGAGCCCTCGCAGTCGGCGAAACCTGCCAACAATTCATCCTCTAGCGTTAACGGAACCGAGGAGCAAACTAAGGCAAATGGGATTGGAACGAGGCAGGGGATCCACCTCACCCCGATAAAACGACAGCCCCTTGAGTACCTCTCGATCGGAGTGAACGTGAGGAAAAAGTCATCGGCGAAGAAGAACAGTTCGACTAAGAGAATGCAGGTGGGCGCCGGTGAAAGGCCGACGACACCGGATTCTGCTCAGGCGACCAACAGCAACAGGACGAAGCCGAACAGCGCGGGCAGGAGGAGATTCCGGGCGCCGAATTTCGGGCCAGAACAGGCGGAGAATGGAGGAAGCAACGGGGCCGTGTGGAACGGTAACACGCTGAATTTCTTCCCGAGCAAAACGATTGGCAAGGACACCATGCAGAGCAACGGGGGAACACCGCCGAACACCAAGCAGAGCAACTGCTCGTTCGTGAGATACGTCAGCGAGCATCATAGCACGACGTACGAGTACCGACCGGGCACAGCGTCAGCCGAAGTTGCGCGTCTCAAACGACTCGAAATGTCCTACGCGGAGGCACTCCGCATGCCAAATAAACCAAAAACGTCACCTAATAGTAACAGTAGTAGTAGCATTAATCGTAGTATCAATCGTCGACATTaa